A stretch of the Chloroflexota bacterium genome encodes the following:
- a CDS encoding ROK family transcriptional regulator, producing MNLQQNTTIGDATLMRGMNTATVLNLLWERGTISRVDIAKVTKLSRPTVSSIVADLLREGWITESGRGESRGGKKPILLEFNYDARCIVGVDLRADGFAVTTHNLRAEVGTHLIEEISIRTAPESLAKTIAGAVRQIVVEAEIDWDKVVGIGVALPSPYDYLSGQVTLNEMMPGWRGLSLKAMLEALLEKRVDADNNANLAAMAESWWGAGRGIENLVYVMFRNGIGSGLILGGQIYRGRVGSAGEIGHLTVDIEGRRCRCGKRGCLETICDSRAILREISVALSAGEESSLRHITAVRSLTMEDIGKAAEAGDPLAQRVLRKAGGHLGLALANLVNLLNPDLVVIDAPNTGPIFLESIRETIQAHALSAASQVVRVMPADLGQDAVAMGAATLILQDVLHGPHLTAGAAASFSGGR from the coding sequence GTGAATCTTCAACAAAACACGACTATCGGCGACGCCACTTTGATGCGTGGGATGAATACCGCGACCGTTCTCAATCTCCTTTGGGAGCGCGGAACTATCTCCCGCGTTGATATCGCCAAAGTGACCAAGCTCAGTCGCCCTACGGTGTCCAGTATTGTTGCGGACCTTTTACGAGAGGGCTGGATAACAGAGTCAGGGCGCGGAGAGTCAAGGGGAGGGAAAAAGCCAATTCTGTTAGAGTTCAACTATGATGCGCGTTGTATTGTTGGGGTAGATTTGCGCGCGGACGGGTTTGCCGTAACAACCCACAATTTGCGTGCGGAGGTTGGTACACACCTCATAGAGGAAATTTCGATTCGAACTGCCCCCGAGTCTTTAGCGAAAACAATTGCTGGGGCGGTGCGGCAAATTGTCGTCGAAGCCGAAATAGATTGGGACAAAGTGGTTGGGATTGGTGTAGCCTTGCCCAGCCCCTACGACTACCTATCGGGACAGGTTACCTTGAACGAAATGATGCCTGGTTGGCGTGGACTTTCCTTGAAAGCCATGTTAGAGGCATTGCTTGAGAAGCGTGTTGATGCCGACAACAACGCGAACTTAGCAGCGATGGCGGAGAGTTGGTGGGGGGCGGGGCGGGGCATTGAAAACCTAGTCTACGTGATGTTCAGAAATGGCATCGGAAGCGGCTTGATTCTAGGGGGTCAGATCTACCGAGGGAGAGTTGGCAGTGCAGGAGAAATCGGACACCTGACTGTTGATATAGAGGGGCGGCGATGTCGCTGTGGAAAGAGGGGTTGCCTGGAGACGATCTGTGACTCCAGAGCGATCCTTCGGGAGATATCCGTCGCCCTCTCCGCTGGAGAAGAAAGCAGCCTAAGGCATATTACAGCCGTACGGTCACTCACGATGGAAGATATAGGAAAGGCAGCAGAAGCGGGCGACCCACTGGCTCAACGGGTTTTGAGAAAAGCAGGCGGGCACTTGGGACTGGCCCTTGCCAACCTAGTGAATTTACTTAATCCCGACCTCGTTGTAATTGACGCACCCAATACCGGTCCCATCTTCCTTGAATCTATCAGAGAGACTATACAAGCGCATGCTTTATCGGCTGCTAGTCAGGTGGTTAGGGTGATGCCAGCGGACCTGGGGCAGGACGCAGTCGCAATGGGTGCGGCGACGCTCATCTTGCAGGATGTACTGCACGGACCCCATCTTACTGCTGGTGCCGCTGCGTCATTCTCTGGGGGCAGGTAA
- a CDS encoding L-lactate dehydrogenase, which translates to MPKVAIVGVGNVGATLAYALVWSGLVSEIVLIDMNRARAEGEAMDINHAVPFHRPARVRAGDYPDCAGADIVLVAAGAAQKPGETRLDLVQKNTAIFRQIIPRIAECNPEGIILVATNPVDVLTYVALKLSGYPPNRVIGSGTILDTARFRFLLGEYYGVDPRSVHAYIVGEHGDSEVPLWSLANIAGQRLVEFCAICGTSYDAPAMEHIFTQTRDAAYEIIQRKGATYYAIASGLVRIVEAILRDQNTVLSVSSLLTDYHGVSDVCLSVPTVVNRQGAARTLCLTVSEDEERAFRESARLMREVIAQLELSGTSS; encoded by the coding sequence ATGCCGAAAGTGGCGATTGTCGGTGTGGGCAATGTCGGTGCTACCCTTGCCTACGCTTTGGTTTGGAGTGGCCTGGTCTCCGAGATCGTGCTCATTGACATGAACCGCGCCCGTGCCGAGGGCGAAGCCATGGATATCAACCATGCTGTGCCCTTCCACCGCCCAGCCCGCGTCCGGGCGGGTGATTACCCCGACTGTGCCGGTGCCGACATCGTGTTGGTCGCTGCTGGCGCGGCACAGAAGCCCGGCGAGACCCGCCTCGATTTGGTGCAGAAGAATACCGCCATCTTCCGCCAGATCATCCCCCGCATCGCAGAGTGTAACCCAGAGGGCATTATCCTGGTGGCCACCAATCCGGTGGATGTGTTGACCTACGTGGCCCTGAAACTTTCCGGTTACCCACCCAACCGCGTCATCGGTTCTGGCACCATCTTGGACACCGCCCGTTTCCGCTTCCTGCTGGGCGAATACTACGGCGTGGATCCTCGCAGCGTGCACGCTTACATTGTCGGCGAGCACGGCGATAGCGAGGTGCCCCTGTGGAGCCTGGCCAACATTGCCGGGCAGCGGCTGGTGGAGTTCTGCGCCATCTGTGGCACGTCCTACGACGCCCCGGCCATGGAGCATATCTTCACCCAAACGCGCGACGCTGCCTACGAGATCATTCAACGCAAAGGGGCCACCTATTACGCCATCGCCTCTGGTCTGGTGCGCATTGTAGAGGCCATCTTGCGCGACCAGAACACCGTCCTCTCCGTCTCCAGCCTGCTCACCGATTACCACGGCGTGAGCGACGTCTGCCTGAGCGTGCCCACGGTGGTCAACCGCCAGGGCGCCGCCCGGACCCTGTGCCTGACCGTGAGCGAGGACGAGGAGCGGGCCTTCCGCGAATCGGCGCGGCTGATGCGCGAGGTGATCGCGCAGTTGGAGTTGTCGGGCACGTCCAGTTAG